A genome region from Drosophila simulans strain w501 chromosome 2R, Prin_Dsim_3.1, whole genome shotgun sequence includes the following:
- the LOC6733628 gene encoding mitochondrial import receptor subunit TOM7 homolog — protein sequence MELSEGVKDRLGLVVGAVQTGFHWGFVPLVLYLGFLKGAEPGMPPLNLFSLLWQ from the exons ATGGAGCTATCCGAGGGAGTTAAGGATCGTTTGGGATTAGTGGTTGGGGCCGTCCAGACTGGTTTCCACTGGGGATTCGTGCCCCTTGTGCTGTATTTGG GATTTTTGAAGGGAGCTGAGCCTGGTATGCCGCCTCTGAACCTTTTCAGTCTGTTATGGCAGTAA
- the LOC6733629 gene encoding TGF-beta receptor type-1 isoform X2, translating into MLSASRLIFLGALLGASVCASPIEFVMDTSLNGSRSDPATATHAGKWPPTTKAPALRPPSGTAGQAYQSPSSSLAADNRSHDNNNASAVSMLLPQDSDASGAVAPAVTPQLPIYIAQPSAKKPENKIKCHCDTCKESNNICETDGFCFTSVEKNADGTIIFSYSCMVVKYNMQRSKPFECLTSNERFDTYRIDCCKSDFCNKNEIMKRIFETDYVPHRLTSWEFVAIILGATLFICFTGTSTWYYCQRRKRMASGRPFAKEDSAYDPILNGNTTIHDIIEMTTSGSGSAGLPLLVQRSIARQVQLCHVIGKGRFGEVWRGRWRGENVAVKIFSSREECSWFREAEIYQTVMLRHENILGFIAADNKDNGTWTQLWLVTDYHENGSLFDYLTTHPVDTNTMLNMSLSIATGLAHLHMDIVGTRGKPAIAHRDLKSKNILVKSNLSCAIGDLGLAVRHVEKNDSVDIPSTHRVGTKRYMAPEVLDESMNDQHFDSYKRADVYAFGLILWEIARRCNMGMIYDEYQLPYYDVVQPDPSIEEMKKVVCIEKCRPNIPNRWHGSDVLHNMAKVMKECWYPNPVARLTALRIKKTLASISVEDKVKN; encoded by the exons ATGTTATCTGCGTCCCGGCTAATCTTCTTGGGCGCTCTGCTCGGCGCCTCCGTTTGCG CCTCCCCCATTGAGTTCGTAATGGACACCAGTTTAAATGGCTCTCGATCTGATCCTGCGACTGCAACCCACGCTGGCAAATGGCCACCGACGACCAAAGCGCCGGCGCTGAGGCCTCCATCTGGAACAGCTGGACAGGCTTATCAGTCGCCATCGTCGTCGCTGGCCGCTGATAACAGGAGccacgacaacaacaacgctAGTGCCGTGTCCATGCTGCTGCCGCAAGACAGCGACGCATCCGGAGCAGTAGCCCCTGCTGTTACTCCCCAGCTGCCCATCTACATTGCTCAGCCTAGCGCGAAAAAGCCAGAAA ACAAGATTAAATGCCACTGTGACACGTGCAAGGAATCGAACAACATATGCGAGACGGACGGCTTTTGTTTCACGTCCGTGGAGAAGAACGCCGATGGAACCATCATCTTCAGCTACAG TTGCATGGTTGTCAAGTACAATATGCAGCGGAGTAAGCCCTTCGAATGCCTCACCAGTAACGAAAGGTTCGATACGTATAGGATTGATTGCTGTAAGAGTGATTTCTGCAATAAGAATGAGATTATGAAGAGGATATTTGAAACAG ATTATGTGCCACACCGACTGACCAGCTGGGAGTTTGTGGCTATCATCCTAGGCGCCACCCTCTTCATTTGCTTCACGGGCACCAGTACGTGGTATTATTGCCAGCGTCGCAAGCGCATGGCCAGCGGAAGGCCGTTTGCCAAGGAGGATTCAGCATACGATCCTATATTGAATGGTAATACAACCATACACGACATCATTGAGATGACCACCTCCGGTTCGGGTTCGG CTGGTCTTCCGCTGCTGGTGCAGCGTTCCATTGCCCGGCAGGTGCAGCTGTGTCACGTTATCGGTAAGGGACGTTTCGGCGAGGTCTGGCGTGGACGCTGGCGAGGCGAAAACGTGGCGGTCAAGATCTTCTCTAGCCGCGAGGAGTGTTCCTGGTTCCGTGAGGCGGAAATCTATCAGACGGTAATGCTGCGACATGAGAACATTTTGGGATTCATAGCTGCGGACAACAAGG ACAATGGAACTTGGACACAGTTGTGGCTCGTAACCGACTACCATGAGAACGGATCGCTCTTTGACTACCTAACCACGCACCCGGTGGACACCAACACCATGCTGAACATGTCGCTGAGTATTGCCACTGGACTGGCGCATCTGCATATGGACATTGTGGGCACTCGCGGCAAGCCCGCCATCGCCCATCGTGATCTCAAATCCAAAAACATACTGGTCAAATCAAATCTAAGCTGTGCTATTGGAGATTTGGGTCTGGCCGTGCGTCATGTGGAGAAGAATGACTCTGTGGACATACCTTCCACTCATCGTGTGGGTACCAAGCGCTATATGGCGCCCGAGGTGCTGGACGAGAGTATGAATGATCAGCACTTTGACTCGTACAAGCGGGCGGATGTGTACGCCTTTGGACTGATCCTCTGGGAGATTGCACGTCGCTGCAACATGGGCATGATATACGATGAGTATCAATTGCCATATTACGATGTCGTGCAGCCAGATCCCAGCATTGAGGAGATGAAGAAA GTGGTTTGCATCGAGAAGTGCCGGCCAAACATTCCAAACCGCTGGCATGGCTCCGATGTGCTCCACAACATGGCCAAGGTGATGAAGGAGTGCTGGTATCCCAATCCTGTGGCCCGATTGACAGCGCTTCGCATCAAAAAGACACTTGCTAGCATCAGTGTGGAGGACAAGGTCAAGAACTGA
- the LOC6733629 gene encoding TGF-beta receptor type-1 isoform X1, producing MLSASRLIFLGALLGASVCASPIEFVMDTSLNGSRSDPATATHAGKWPPTTKAPALRPPSGTAGQAYQSPSSSLAADNRSHDNNNASAVSMLLPQDSDASGAVAPAVTPQLPIYIAQPSAKKPENKIKCHCDTCKESNNICETDGFCFTSVEKNADGTIIFSYRCLHESQIFPPGRSIWCNDGLHGGPTARPVGRSGAHACCKDRDFCNRFLWPKTKDQTGDRVEEGRQISVQDYVPHRLTSWEFVAIILGATLFICFTGTSTWYYCQRRKRMASGRPFAKEDSAYDPILNGNTTIHDIIEMTTSGSGSAGLPLLVQRSIARQVQLCHVIGKGRFGEVWRGRWRGENVAVKIFSSREECSWFREAEIYQTVMLRHENILGFIAADNKDNGTWTQLWLVTDYHENGSLFDYLTTHPVDTNTMLNMSLSIATGLAHLHMDIVGTRGKPAIAHRDLKSKNILVKSNLSCAIGDLGLAVRHVEKNDSVDIPSTHRVGTKRYMAPEVLDESMNDQHFDSYKRADVYAFGLILWEIARRCNMGMIYDEYQLPYYDVVQPDPSIEEMKKVVCIEKCRPNIPNRWHGSDVLHNMAKVMKECWYPNPVARLTALRIKKTLASISVEDKVKN from the exons ATGTTATCTGCGTCCCGGCTAATCTTCTTGGGCGCTCTGCTCGGCGCCTCCGTTTGCG CCTCCCCCATTGAGTTCGTAATGGACACCAGTTTAAATGGCTCTCGATCTGATCCTGCGACTGCAACCCACGCTGGCAAATGGCCACCGACGACCAAAGCGCCGGCGCTGAGGCCTCCATCTGGAACAGCTGGACAGGCTTATCAGTCGCCATCGTCGTCGCTGGCCGCTGATAACAGGAGccacgacaacaacaacgctAGTGCCGTGTCCATGCTGCTGCCGCAAGACAGCGACGCATCCGGAGCAGTAGCCCCTGCTGTTACTCCCCAGCTGCCCATCTACATTGCTCAGCCTAGCGCGAAAAAGCCAGAAA ACAAGATTAAATGCCACTGTGACACGTGCAAGGAATCGAACAACATATGCGAGACGGACGGCTTTTGTTTCACGTCCGTGGAGAAGAACGCCGATGGAACCATCATCTTCAGCTACAG ATGTCTGCACGAGTCTCAAATCTTTCCGCCGGGCCGCTCCATCTGGTGCAACGACGGGCTGCATGGCGGACCCACCGCCCGTCCAGTGGGTCGCAGTGGCGCCCATGCCTGCTGCAAGGACAGGGACTTTTGCAACCGATTTCTGTGGCCCAAGACGAAGGACCAGACAGGTGATCGCGTGGAAGAAGGGCGGCAGATCTCCGTCCAAG ATTATGTGCCACACCGACTGACCAGCTGGGAGTTTGTGGCTATCATCCTAGGCGCCACCCTCTTCATTTGCTTCACGGGCACCAGTACGTGGTATTATTGCCAGCGTCGCAAGCGCATGGCCAGCGGAAGGCCGTTTGCCAAGGAGGATTCAGCATACGATCCTATATTGAATGGTAATACAACCATACACGACATCATTGAGATGACCACCTCCGGTTCGGGTTCGG CTGGTCTTCCGCTGCTGGTGCAGCGTTCCATTGCCCGGCAGGTGCAGCTGTGTCACGTTATCGGTAAGGGACGTTTCGGCGAGGTCTGGCGTGGACGCTGGCGAGGCGAAAACGTGGCGGTCAAGATCTTCTCTAGCCGCGAGGAGTGTTCCTGGTTCCGTGAGGCGGAAATCTATCAGACGGTAATGCTGCGACATGAGAACATTTTGGGATTCATAGCTGCGGACAACAAGG ACAATGGAACTTGGACACAGTTGTGGCTCGTAACCGACTACCATGAGAACGGATCGCTCTTTGACTACCTAACCACGCACCCGGTGGACACCAACACCATGCTGAACATGTCGCTGAGTATTGCCACTGGACTGGCGCATCTGCATATGGACATTGTGGGCACTCGCGGCAAGCCCGCCATCGCCCATCGTGATCTCAAATCCAAAAACATACTGGTCAAATCAAATCTAAGCTGTGCTATTGGAGATTTGGGTCTGGCCGTGCGTCATGTGGAGAAGAATGACTCTGTGGACATACCTTCCACTCATCGTGTGGGTACCAAGCGCTATATGGCGCCCGAGGTGCTGGACGAGAGTATGAATGATCAGCACTTTGACTCGTACAAGCGGGCGGATGTGTACGCCTTTGGACTGATCCTCTGGGAGATTGCACGTCGCTGCAACATGGGCATGATATACGATGAGTATCAATTGCCATATTACGATGTCGTGCAGCCAGATCCCAGCATTGAGGAGATGAAGAAA GTGGTTTGCATCGAGAAGTGCCGGCCAAACATTCCAAACCGCTGGCATGGCTCCGATGTGCTCCACAACATGGCCAAGGTGATGAAGGAGTGCTGGTATCCCAATCCTGTGGCCCGATTGACAGCGCTTCGCATCAAAAAGACACTTGCTAGCATCAGTGTGGAGGACAAGGTCAAGAACTGA
- the LOC6733624 gene encoding kunitz-type serine protease inhibitor nigrescinin-2 has translation MRGQLKECVGVAVVLLLLAGISWSEAFPMDLYDDVSDFFDAISLDDVANTGRNTHPEQYCLMPARKGVCRALIPRWRYDPEQKKCVEFKFGGCDGNENNFASYKDCMSTCEGM, from the coding sequence ATGCGCGGACAACTGAAAGAGTGCGTCGGAGTGGCAgtggtgctgctcctgctggcgGGGATCAGCTGGAGCGAGGCGTTTCCCATGGACCTCTACGACGACGTGAGCGACTTCTTCGACGCCATCTCGCTGGACGATGTGGCCAACACCGGGCGCAACACCCATCCGGAGCAGTACTGCCTCATGCCGGCGCGCAAGGGCGTCTGCCGCGCCCTGATCCCGCGTTGGCGCTACGATCCGGAGCAGAAGAAGTGCGTGGAGTTCAAGTTCGGCGGCTGCGACGGCAACGAGAACAACTTCGCCAGCTACAAGGACTGCATGTCCACCTGCGAGGGCATGTAG
- the LOC6733626 gene encoding dymeclin yields MGINVSRTADLGSNQWLQRFVGRQHIAHDDEAFWNALLNYNIVLPENSQDQLNLDSRLEALCQSFIGNNLKTGNFGSLVTVFLEKTSELLSLSDQESNMHVWQTFNALFIIRSLVKYINETGSEFQLLQHFEAMPNAELLQAALEQQQQTPAESATIAMEATEQSAAAAVPVIVDGSKFETFIDALVNLIVVIPVKEFTYHLHLEAVNMLITLLSVHLFAQQPTDKSIVFRTVFKCQHANVLMSALLHFVSRMVEVPHTMFGSSSAGSFVFGIAESLLSIFTFRKQPDVLKAGQAAGGGELSQRFRTHYPLANQSLLLILILTNHCTAQDNAYRTSLFSCADSKDSPKQGAVSFQIDFSAVYETLCTIVTIDQATLLLYLLLHRNERFYRFVMQQQDLEQLVIPILQTLYNAPDSNSHHIYMSLIVLLILSEDEGFNKNVHTIMLKNITWYTERTISEISLGGILILIVIRTIQYNMLKMRDKYLHTNCLAALANMSGHFRALHPYVAQRLVSLFETLARKHTRLDAQLKEPADSAVFVNVSTTPEDMLQDLSVLEEVLRMVLEILNSCLTNQLVYCPNLVYTLLYKRSVFEGFRSHHAFQDVIQNIDMVVGFFSSRLQRVQEQRGELGVNEVLEVISKGASQWSSDRLRKFPDLKFKYVEEDAPEEFFIPYVWTLVCKYGCVHFSSESIKSVTTDIAC; encoded by the exons ATGGGCATCAACGTCAGCAGGACGGCCGACCTGGGGTCCAACCAGTGGCTCCAGCGCTTCGTGGGCCGCCAGCACATCGCCCACGATGACGAGGCCTTCTGGAACGCACTGCTCAACTACAACATTGTGTTGCCGGAGAACAG CCAGGACCAGCTCAACCTGGACAGCCGGCTGGAGGCGCTGTGCCAGTCGTTCATCGGCAACAACCTGAAGACGGGCAACTTTGGCTCCCTGGTGACCGTGTTCCTGGAGAAGACCAGCGAGCTGCTGTCGCTGTCGGACCAGGAGAGCAACATGCACGTCTGGCAGACCTTCAACGCGCTCTTCATCATCCGCAGCCTGGTCAAGTACATCAACGAGACGGGCTCCGAgttccagctgctgcagcactTTGAGGCTATGCCGAACGCAGAGCTGCTGCAGGCGGccttggagcagcagcaacagacgCCGGCGGAGAGCGCCACCATTGCCATGGAGGCCACCGAACagtcggcggcggcagcggtcCCGGTGATTGTGGACGGATCCAAGTTTGAGACCTTCATCGATGCCCTGGTGAACCTAATCGTCGTGATTCCCGTCAAGGAATTCACCTACCACCTGCACCTAGAGGCCGTCAACATGCTGATCACCCTGCTGTCAGTGCATCTGTTTGCACAGCAGCCCACGGACAAGTCGATCGTGTTCCGGACGGTCTTCAAGTGTCAGCACGCCAATGTGCTAATGTCGGCACTGCTGCACTTTGTGTCGCGTATGGTGGAGGTGCCGCACACCATGTTTGGGTCCAGCTCAGCGGGATCCTTCGTCTTTGGCATCGCAGAGTCGCTACTTTCCATCTTCACGTTCCGTAAGCAGCCAGACGTACTGAAAGCGGGCCAAGCAGCAGGCGGTGGAGAGCTCTCGCAGCGATTCCGTACCCACTACCCACTGGCCAATCAGAGCCTGCTGCTGATCCTCATACTGACTAACCACTGCACGGCGCAGGATAACGCCTATCGGACTAGCCTATTCAGTTGCGCCGACTCAAAGGATTCACCAAAACAGGGAGCTGTCTCCTTCCAAATCGACTTCTCGGCGGTATATGAAACATTGTGTACCATCGTTACCATCGACCAGGCCACGCTGCTGCTCTATCTGCTGCTCCATCGCAACGAGCGCTTCTATCGTTTCGTCATGCAGCAACAGGACTTGGAGCAGTTGGTGATCCCCATCCTCCAGACACTGTACAACGCCCCCGATAGTAACTCACATCACATTTACATGTCCTTGATCGTGCTGCTGATCCTGAGTGAAGACGAGGGCTTCAACAAGAACGTGCACACCATA ATGCTGAAAAACATCACATGGTATACGGAACGCACAATATCGGAGATATCGCTGGGCGGCATCCTCATCCTGATCGTCATCCGCACCATACAGTACAACATGCTGAAGATGCGCGACAAGTACTTGCACACCAATTGCCTGGCGGCGCTGGCCAACATGTCCGGCCACTTCCGCGCTCTGCACCCTTACGTGGCACAGCGACTGGTCTCGCTGTTCGAAACGCTAGCTCGGAAGCATACGCGCCTGGATGCGCAGCTCAAGGAGCCGGCCGACAGCGCAGTGTTTGTGAACGTCTCGACGACCCCGGAAGATATGCTGCAAGATCTGAGCGTGCTGGAGGAGGTGTTGCGCATGGTGCTGGAAATCCTTAACTCCTGCCTCACGAACCAGTTGGTCTACTGTCCCAACTTGGTGTACACTCTTTTGTACAAGCGCAGCGTCTTCGAGGGCTTCCGCAGTCACCACGCCTTCCAGGATGTCATCCAGAACATAGACATG GTTGTCGGTTTCTTCTCCTCGCGTCTGCAGCGTGTCCAGGAGCAGCGAGGCGAGCTTGGGGTCAACGAAGTGCTCGAGGTTATATCTAAAGGTGCCAGTCAGTGGTCCAGCGATCGACTGAGA AAGTTCCCGGATCTTAAGTTTAAGTACGTCGAGGAGGACGCTCCCGAGGAGTTCTTCATTCCATATGTGTGGACGTTGGTCTGCAAGTACGGCTGCGTGCACTTCAGTTCGGAGAGCATCAAGAGCGTGACCACGGACATAGCCTGCTAA
- the LOC6733629 gene encoding TGF-beta receptor type-1 isoform X4, which produces MEPSSSATDYVPHRLTSWEFVAIILGATLFICFTGTSTWYYCQRRKRMASGRPFAKEDSAYDPILNGNTTIHDIIEMTTSGSGSAGLPLLVQRSIARQVQLCHVIGKGRFGEVWRGRWRGENVAVKIFSSREECSWFREAEIYQTVMLRHENILGFIAADNKDNGTWTQLWLVTDYHENGSLFDYLTTHPVDTNTMLNMSLSIATGLAHLHMDIVGTRGKPAIAHRDLKSKNILVKSNLSCAIGDLGLAVRHVEKNDSVDIPSTHRVGTKRYMAPEVLDESMNDQHFDSYKRADVYAFGLILWEIARRCNMGMIYDEYQLPYYDVVQPDPSIEEMKKVVCIEKCRPNIPNRWHGSDVLHNMAKVMKECWYPNPVARLTALRIKKTLASISVEDKVKN; this is translated from the exons ATGGAACCATCATCTTCAGCTACAG ATTATGTGCCACACCGACTGACCAGCTGGGAGTTTGTGGCTATCATCCTAGGCGCCACCCTCTTCATTTGCTTCACGGGCACCAGTACGTGGTATTATTGCCAGCGTCGCAAGCGCATGGCCAGCGGAAGGCCGTTTGCCAAGGAGGATTCAGCATACGATCCTATATTGAATGGTAATACAACCATACACGACATCATTGAGATGACCACCTCCGGTTCGGGTTCGG CTGGTCTTCCGCTGCTGGTGCAGCGTTCCATTGCCCGGCAGGTGCAGCTGTGTCACGTTATCGGTAAGGGACGTTTCGGCGAGGTCTGGCGTGGACGCTGGCGAGGCGAAAACGTGGCGGTCAAGATCTTCTCTAGCCGCGAGGAGTGTTCCTGGTTCCGTGAGGCGGAAATCTATCAGACGGTAATGCTGCGACATGAGAACATTTTGGGATTCATAGCTGCGGACAACAAGG ACAATGGAACTTGGACACAGTTGTGGCTCGTAACCGACTACCATGAGAACGGATCGCTCTTTGACTACCTAACCACGCACCCGGTGGACACCAACACCATGCTGAACATGTCGCTGAGTATTGCCACTGGACTGGCGCATCTGCATATGGACATTGTGGGCACTCGCGGCAAGCCCGCCATCGCCCATCGTGATCTCAAATCCAAAAACATACTGGTCAAATCAAATCTAAGCTGTGCTATTGGAGATTTGGGTCTGGCCGTGCGTCATGTGGAGAAGAATGACTCTGTGGACATACCTTCCACTCATCGTGTGGGTACCAAGCGCTATATGGCGCCCGAGGTGCTGGACGAGAGTATGAATGATCAGCACTTTGACTCGTACAAGCGGGCGGATGTGTACGCCTTTGGACTGATCCTCTGGGAGATTGCACGTCGCTGCAACATGGGCATGATATACGATGAGTATCAATTGCCATATTACGATGTCGTGCAGCCAGATCCCAGCATTGAGGAGATGAAGAAA GTGGTTTGCATCGAGAAGTGCCGGCCAAACATTCCAAACCGCTGGCATGGCTCCGATGTGCTCCACAACATGGCCAAGGTGATGAAGGAGTGCTGGTATCCCAATCCTGTGGCCCGATTGACAGCGCTTCGCATCAAAAAGACACTTGCTAGCATCAGTGTGGAGGACAAGGTCAAGAACTGA
- the LOC27206694 gene encoding phosphatidylinositol 4,5-bisphosphate 5-phosphatase A, with the protein MERLQPGDECLECQSEGRNHKLRYFYISLEEQLLKCESRSCLWPHNDEVSSDEDLDSEAALSITALQSELLESPAATLPSHPTASTSKPPPDDDDEFILELLQQLTPATETPLKTNVSPSSMPDLHSPSEEKPCPQLELPDLSFLEENIAVNEEPPQALKSELGVPSTVLPDKLRSLPKAKTLQTQDTKAKQHLAPLKGATSPSWQGKAEIPLLPACVKASVRMSPSIKSKGSPFSSLPKKASTQPQSQSPPSTPPAVNIIISVPEMNTGMNGMFLDAIKRHSTEAKPSLRGAGRRPKRLARGTNARGIRTQDVMHLIEHLELTTPRTQ; encoded by the coding sequence ATGGAGCGACTGCAGCCGGGAGACGAGTGTCTGGAGTGCCAAAGTGAAGGCAGGAATCACAAGCTGCGCTACTTTTATATTAGTctcgaggagcagctgctgaagTGCGAGTCCAGGAGCTGTCTGTGGCCACACAACGATGAGGTGTCCTCTGATGAGGATCTGGACTCGGAGGCAGCACTTTCCATCACTGCTCTACAATCTGAACTTTTAGAATCTCCTGCTGCTACGCTACCTTCTCACCCAACGGCTTCAACGTCCAAACCTCCTCCAGATGATGACGACGAATTTATACTGGAACTGCTGCAGCAATTGACACCTGCCACAGAAACCCCTCTTAAGACAAATGTGAGTCCCAGCTCCATGCCAGATCTGCACTCGCCTTCAGAGGAAAAGCCCTGCCCACAACTGGAGCTTCCAGACTTAAGCTTTCTGGAGGAGAACATTGCCGTAAACGAGGAACCCCCACAAGCATTGAAATCAGAGCTGGGAGTACCTTCAACTGTCTTACCCGACAAACTAAGAAGTCTGCCCAAGGCAAAAACTCTACAAACTCAGGACACCAAAGCTAAGCAACATTTGGCTCCACTGAAGGGAGCTACGTCCCCAAGCTGGCAAGGCAAAGCTGAAATACCTTTACTACCCGCTTGTGTGAAGGCAAGTGTTAGGATGTCTCCTAGCATCAAATCTAAGGGGTCTCCCTTCAGCAGTCTGCCCAAGAAAGCATCCACCCAGCCGCAAAGTCAGTCACCACCGTCAACACCGCCTGCCGTCAATATTATTATCAGTGTTCCGGAGATGAACACGGGAATGAACGGCATGTTTCTAGACGCCATTAAACGCCATTCCACAGAAGCCAAACCCTCTCTACGTGGCGCAGGGAGACGCCCCAAGCGCTTGGCCAGAGGAACCAATGCCAGGGGCATTCGCACACAGGATGTGATGCACTTGATTGAGCATTTGGAACTTACGACACCACGGACGCAATAG
- the LOC6733627 gene encoding uncharacterized protein LOC6733627, which produces MKTSNLGLYAFRLTFGQAPTLSTQATTHCSHGFTTSSSSPNRVVTRSATMLALFGIALSSFSLKQLLAKKQKHQGLRKL; this is translated from the exons ATGAAAACAAGCAATCTCGGCCTGTACGCTTTCCGTTTAACCTTCGGTCAG GCGCCGACGCTGTCCACACAGGCCACGACGCACTGCAGCCATGGCTTCACCACCAGCTCGTCGTCGCCCAACCGTGTGGTGACCCGCTCGGCCACCATGCTGGCGCTCTTCGGCATCGCGCTGTCCTCGTTCAGCCTTAAGcaactgctggccaagaagcagAAGCATCAGGGCCTGCGCAAGCTCTAG
- the LOC6733629 gene encoding TGF-beta receptor type-1 isoform X3 — MLSASRLIFLGALLGASVCASPIEFVMDTSLNGSRSDPATATHAGKWPPTTKAPALRPPSGTAGQAYQSPSSSLAADNRSHDNNNASAVSMLLPQDSDASGAVAPAVTPQLPIYIAQPSAKKPENKIKCHCDTCKESNNICETDGFCFTSVEKNADGTIIFSYRCITDQLPPEDPTSCKLNSEAGSSQCCAEDFCNTRENYSGVLPDYVPHRLTSWEFVAIILGATLFICFTGTSTWYYCQRRKRMASGRPFAKEDSAYDPILNGNTTIHDIIEMTTSGSGSAGLPLLVQRSIARQVQLCHVIGKGRFGEVWRGRWRGENVAVKIFSSREECSWFREAEIYQTVMLRHENILGFIAADNKDNGTWTQLWLVTDYHENGSLFDYLTTHPVDTNTMLNMSLSIATGLAHLHMDIVGTRGKPAIAHRDLKSKNILVKSNLSCAIGDLGLAVRHVEKNDSVDIPSTHRVGTKRYMAPEVLDESMNDQHFDSYKRADVYAFGLILWEIARRCNMGMIYDEYQLPYYDVVQPDPSIEEMKKVVCIEKCRPNIPNRWHGSDVLHNMAKVMKECWYPNPVARLTALRIKKTLASISVEDKVKN; from the exons ATGTTATCTGCGTCCCGGCTAATCTTCTTGGGCGCTCTGCTCGGCGCCTCCGTTTGCG CCTCCCCCATTGAGTTCGTAATGGACACCAGTTTAAATGGCTCTCGATCTGATCCTGCGACTGCAACCCACGCTGGCAAATGGCCACCGACGACCAAAGCGCCGGCGCTGAGGCCTCCATCTGGAACAGCTGGACAGGCTTATCAGTCGCCATCGTCGTCGCTGGCCGCTGATAACAGGAGccacgacaacaacaacgctAGTGCCGTGTCCATGCTGCTGCCGCAAGACAGCGACGCATCCGGAGCAGTAGCCCCTGCTGTTACTCCCCAGCTGCCCATCTACATTGCTCAGCCTAGCGCGAAAAAGCCAGAAA ACAAGATTAAATGCCACTGTGACACGTGCAAGGAATCGAACAACATATGCGAGACGGACGGCTTTTGTTTCACGTCCGTGGAGAAGAACGCCGATGGAACCATCATCTTCAGCTACAG ATGCATAACAGACCAGTTGCCACCTGAAGATCCTACCTCGTGCAAGTTAAATTCGGAAGCAGGCTCTTCTCAGTGCTGCGCCGAAGATTTTTGCAATACGCGTGAGAATTACAGTGGTGTCCTACCAG ATTATGTGCCACACCGACTGACCAGCTGGGAGTTTGTGGCTATCATCCTAGGCGCCACCCTCTTCATTTGCTTCACGGGCACCAGTACGTGGTATTATTGCCAGCGTCGCAAGCGCATGGCCAGCGGAAGGCCGTTTGCCAAGGAGGATTCAGCATACGATCCTATATTGAATGGTAATACAACCATACACGACATCATTGAGATGACCACCTCCGGTTCGGGTTCGG CTGGTCTTCCGCTGCTGGTGCAGCGTTCCATTGCCCGGCAGGTGCAGCTGTGTCACGTTATCGGTAAGGGACGTTTCGGCGAGGTCTGGCGTGGACGCTGGCGAGGCGAAAACGTGGCGGTCAAGATCTTCTCTAGCCGCGAGGAGTGTTCCTGGTTCCGTGAGGCGGAAATCTATCAGACGGTAATGCTGCGACATGAGAACATTTTGGGATTCATAGCTGCGGACAACAAGG ACAATGGAACTTGGACACAGTTGTGGCTCGTAACCGACTACCATGAGAACGGATCGCTCTTTGACTACCTAACCACGCACCCGGTGGACACCAACACCATGCTGAACATGTCGCTGAGTATTGCCACTGGACTGGCGCATCTGCATATGGACATTGTGGGCACTCGCGGCAAGCCCGCCATCGCCCATCGTGATCTCAAATCCAAAAACATACTGGTCAAATCAAATCTAAGCTGTGCTATTGGAGATTTGGGTCTGGCCGTGCGTCATGTGGAGAAGAATGACTCTGTGGACATACCTTCCACTCATCGTGTGGGTACCAAGCGCTATATGGCGCCCGAGGTGCTGGACGAGAGTATGAATGATCAGCACTTTGACTCGTACAAGCGGGCGGATGTGTACGCCTTTGGACTGATCCTCTGGGAGATTGCACGTCGCTGCAACATGGGCATGATATACGATGAGTATCAATTGCCATATTACGATGTCGTGCAGCCAGATCCCAGCATTGAGGAGATGAAGAAA GTGGTTTGCATCGAGAAGTGCCGGCCAAACATTCCAAACCGCTGGCATGGCTCCGATGTGCTCCACAACATGGCCAAGGTGATGAAGGAGTGCTGGTATCCCAATCCTGTGGCCCGATTGACAGCGCTTCGCATCAAAAAGACACTTGCTAGCATCAGTGTGGAGGACAAGGTCAAGAACTGA